The Chloroflexota bacterium sequence CGACATCCTGGTCAACAACCTGGCCTGGACCCTGCGTCGGCTGCCCGCCTTCGGGATCCCGGGCGACGGACGCTATCCGATCCAGCCGGTCCATGTGGAAGACGTTGCCGAGGTGGCGGTGCGGGCTGGAGGCATGGCCGAGGACACCACGCTCGATGCCGGTGGGCCCGACATCTTCGCCTTCAACGACTTCGTTGGCCTCGTGCGCCGTGCGGTCGGCAGCCGGGCGCTGGTCGTCCATACGCCGGTAGCCTTCTCGCTTGCGGCCGCGGGGCTCATCGGCCTTGTCGTGCGTGACGTGGTGCTGACCCGACACGAGGTGACCGAGCTGCAGCAGCGCCTCATGTTCTCCGAGCAGCCGCCGGCCGGCACGATCCACCTCGCCGATTGGCTGACCACGAACGCCGAGGGCCTGGGTCGCCGCTGGGCGTCCGAGCTGGACCGCCATTTCCGCAAACCACTGGAGGTTGACCGATGACCCTCTCCGACGAAGCCCGCCTGACCGCCGGGGTGCTGCTGCTCAGCGTGGTCGCCGTCGAGTCCGGAGGCCTCTACATGCTCGCGATCGTCCGACGCCAAGTGGCGGCCACCGGCTTCCAGATCTCGTTCGCCCGGGCCGGCCATGCGCATGCCGGCGTGCTGGTCGTCTTCAGCCTGGTCTGCCAGGTCTACGCGGATGCCATCGGGCTCGGCCAGCCGTGGTCGGCGATCGCCCGCTCCGGGGTGCCGCTGGCGGCGATCCTGATGCCGGCCGGCTTCTTCTTCTCGTCGGCCGGTGCGGGAAGGACCGAGCCGAATCGGTTCATCTGGCTCGTGTATGCGGGCGCCACGTCGTTGGCGATCGGGGTCGTCACGCTCGGGATCGGCGTTCTTACCGGTCCATGACGCTGCGAGAGGGCTAGCGGCCGGTGTGGGACCCCAGGACCGGGGCAGGCTGCGCTGCCTGCTCGGCAGCCGCGCGGACTGCAGGGTCGTGGACCTCGTGCAGTCCAACGAGGGGCTGCGGTGCGTCACCGGCCCTCCGGTCGCGGCGTTCCGAGGCACTGGTGGTGATTGCAGCTGAGAGACCGCTGAAGATCGCGACGCTGGCCACCACCAGGAGGCTGGCAGCCAGGCTGGCGTGCAGCGCGACCGAGAAGAGCAGCGCGGAGGTGAGAGCGGAGACCAGCCAGGCGGCGGTCAGCCAGGCGCGTCGGTGTGACAGGACGGCGCGGATCGGCGACATCGACGTTTCAACGGCTGCCTGGGCCTTCCTCGTCGCGAACTGCCAGGCGGCGCGCGGTGCGCCAGGGACTGCGCGCACAAGTCGCACCAGGTGGGCGAGACTTCGACCAATCGTGGCCGCGACGGTGCGCAGCCGGGCCAGCAGGACGAACTCACGGGGCGGAGCCGGCTCAGCGGCGACGGGGGTGGTCGGCTCGGGGGCTGGCGCCGGCGGGGGCGGGGGGGCGGTCAGGCTGGATACCTTCTTCCGCTCCTCGTTGGGCTTGCCATCCGGCGTGGAGAAGGTGATGGGCTCGGGCATCTCCCTCCGCTTGGGGACCGCGTGACAGCGATAGCAGCGCTCGTCCTGCTCGCGATTCGCGGACCAGCACTCGCGACAGATCCACCCGTTCTCAAAGACTGGCATTGGACGAGCGTAGCCATTGGACGGACCATGTCGATGACGGGAAAGTACCGTAGGCGCCCAGCATGGTGTAACGCCGGGCGTACGTTGAGATAAGGGCACGTGGCCTGTCACACCAAACCGCGCCAGGGAGAAGAACCGATGCGTCTCGCCTCAAGCATGGCTGCCGGCGCGCTGCTGCTCGCCGCGTGCACTCCGCAGGTCGGCGCCGGAAGCCCTTCGCAGGCCGGCGGCATCGAGATCACCGTTTCGACCACCAGCGCAGGTGACGCACTTGCCGGGCCGGACGGAATGACGCTCTACATCTTCACGGCCGATACCGCGGGCACGAGCACCTGCACCGGCGAGTGCGCCGCCGCCTGGCCACCCCTGCTGGGCGATGGCTCCGACGTCAACGCCGGCGAGGGCGTGACGGGCGAGTTCGGGACGACCATCCGCGATGACGGCAGCAAGCAGGTCACGCACGGCGGCCAGCCGCTCTACTACTACGGCGCCGATCAGGCGGCAGGCGATTCGGAAGGCGAGGGGATCGGCGGCGTCTGGTTCATCGCGCCGGTCGACGCATCGTCGCCCAGCCAGCCGGCCACAGGGTCGGATGCCGAAGAGCCGTCAAGGACGCCCTACAACCCGCCCGACTACTAGAGGCTGCGCCCGGGCGTAGACTCGCTCACGCATGAAGCGCAGACGTGAGCAGGAACGCGACGAGGCCATCGCCCGAGAGCAGGCCGATGCTCGCCAAGAGGCCCTGCTCGCCGAGCTGAAAGCGCGCCAGACAACCACCGCGCCGGTGGCTGAGCCGCCGCCTGCCGAGGCGGAGCTGGATGAGCCCGAGCCCTCCGCGACCGACGAACCGACAGGCGCAGATGAGGTCCCCGGCGCGGAATCAAAGCCGGCCTGATACGGCCAGCCTGCGACCGCTATGAACCGACGAGGGCGTCGTGGACAACCTGGGCGTCGTGCAGGAGCATGCCGTCCAGCGTCTCACCGCCTGAGCCGGGAGCCCCAAGAGAATCGGTGAAGAGCGGCGCGTCAACCACCCGGGCGCCGGTCTCATCGGCGATCGCCTGCGCCAGCCCCGGGTTCACGGCCGATTCGCTGAAGATGGCGGTCACGCCCTCGCTGCGGATCGTGTCAGCCAGCGCGGCGAGCTGGGCGGGATCGGGCTCCGAGGTCACGTCCAGGCTGGGAAAGACCGATCCCACGAAGTGCAGGCCGTACTCGGCAATGAAATAGCCGAGCGCGTCGTGGTTGGTGACAATCCCGCGTCGCTCCTCGGGGATCTCGGCCATCCGGCGCCGGATCTCCACATCCGCCGCCTCGAGTCGGTCGATGTAGGTCGCTGCGCGGGAGGCGAAGCCGTCGGCCAGGTCCGGTCGCGCGGAGGTGAGCGCGTCGCGCACGTGCTCTACCAGCTTGATCGCGTTCGGGGCACTCAACCAGTAGTGCGGGTCGAACTCCTCTGACTCCGTCGGATCCTCCGGCGCGCGCAGCTCAATGCCGGTGCTCATGTCCCGGACGCGGTCCGCGCCGCCTATCGTGTTGAGCGCGTCCTCCAGCCATGTCTCGAGCCCGGCGCCGCTCTCCAGGATGAGGTCCGAGTCCTCGATGGCGGCCGCCGCCGGTGGCGTGATCTCGAAGTCGTGCGCCTCCGCGCCAGGCGTCAACAGCACGGTGAGCTGGATGTCGTCGCCGCCGACCTCCCTGGCCGCCGAGCCCACCTGCGTGGTGGTGGCCACCACCCGCAGCAGCGCGTCATTCGGGCTGGGGGTTGAGGTGGCGCAGGCGGCGAGAAGGAGCCCCGGCAGCGTGACGAAGATGAGATGGTGTCTCATGACTGAGACACAGTATCAGGTGGCCGAAGATGGTGTCAACCCTCAGCCGGAAGCGACGCGCTCCTCGGCGCGGCAGGTGGCACAGCGGCCGTAGAAGTCCAGGCGCGCGTCGTCGATTTCGAATCCCATGTCGCGTGTCAGGCGCTCGGCGATGGGCTGCACGTAGGCCTCATTGATCTCCTCGACTCGGCCGCAGCGGGTGCACGAAAGGTGGTGGTGGTGCTCCGGCAGGCACGCCACGTAGGCGTAAACGTGCCCGTCCTGCTCAAGGCGGCGCGCAACCCCGGCGTCCACGAGCGTCTCGAGCGTGCGAAAGACGGTCGCCCGCCCAATGCTCGGCTCCTGTCGTCGGAGGTCGCGATACAGCTGCTCGGCGGTCAGCTGGCGTCCGGCGGCACCCAGCGCATTGGCAACCAGGAGCCGCTGCTGGGTCACCCGCTCGCCGGCCGCGGCAAGCCGGTCCCCCGCAGCCAACGTTCGTCGATCCATGCGACAACGCTAGCACAGCCGAGACTACGTATCATGTCGGCGTGACTGAACACCGCCCCGGACTGGTCCTCGACGGCGTCGATGCGGGCTATGGCGACGGGCCGGTGCTGCACGACGTCAGCCTGGCGGTCCCGCCCGGGACGCTGGTTGGTGTCATCGGGCCGAACGGATCGGGCAAGAGCACCCTGCTCAAGGCGATCCTGGGACTTGCGCCGGTGGTGACCGGCAGCGTCCTGCTCGACGGCCGTCCGATCTCGGAGCAGCGCACCCGGCTTGCCTACGTCCCGCAGCGTGAGGCCGTCGACTGGAGCTTCCCGGCCAGTGCGGAGCAGGTGGTGATGATGGGCCGCTACCCGCGCATCGGCTGGCTGCGGATGCCCGGCTCGGCCGACCGGCGCGCCGTGCGCGAAACGCTCGATCGGGTGGCGCTGGCCGACCTCGGCAGACGGCAGATCGGCGCCCTGTCAGGCGGCCAGCAGCAGCGCGTCTTCCTGGCGCGCGCCCTGGTGCAGGAGGCATCGGTCCTCCTGCTGGATGAGCCGATGACCGGCGTCGACCAGACCACCGAGCAGCTGATCGTGGGTCTGCTGCGGGAGCTGCGCGACGCCGGCACCACCATCGTCCACGCGACGCACGACCTCGAGTCGGCGGCCGAGATCTCCGACCAGCTGTGCTTCGTGAATCGCCGCCTGATCGCCTACGGGCCGCCGGCGGAGACCTTCACCCCGCCGATCCTGCACGCGACCTTCGGCGGCGAGCTGCTGATCGTGCGCGAAGCCGACCACACCCACGTGCACCTCGGCGGCCACCACGGGCCGACCGACCAGCCGCCAGCGGGCTGAGCGATGGACTGGCTGACCGATCCGCTCGGCTACGACTTCGTTCTGCGCGCGCTCTCCGAGGTGGTCGTGATGGGAGCCACCTGCGGAGCCATCGGCGCGTACGTCGTCGTCCGCCGCCTGGCCTTCATCGGGGATGCCATCAGTCATGCCGTCTTTCCCGGGATCGTGCTCGCCTATCTGGCCGGGCTCAGCATCTTCGGCGGCGCCCTTGCGGCTGGGCTGATCACCGCGCTCGCCATCGCGCTGGTGACGCGCAGCGGGCGCGTCCGCGAGGACGCCGCCATCGGCATATTCTTCGCGGCCGCCTTCGCGCTGGGGATCGTCCTGATCAGCACCCGCCACACCTTCCAGGGCGACCTGACCGGGTTCCTGATCGGCAACCTGCAGGGCGTGTCGACCGCCGACATCGCCGTCAGCGCGGCGGTCGGGCTGGCGATCATCGCGGTGCTGGCGGTGCTCCACAAGGAGCTGGTGCTCGTCTCCTTCGACCGCACCCTGGCCGCCGCCCTCGGCTACCCCGTCTTCGCGCTCGACTTCCTGCTGCTGGCGCTGCTGACGGTCACGATCGTGGTGAGCATCCAGGCGGTCGGCATCATCCTGGTACTGGCCATGCTCGTCACCCCGGCGGCGACGGCGCGCCTGCTGGTGGACCGATTCGTGCCAATGCTTGCGCTGGGATCAATCATCGGAGCGGGCGTGGGCGTGGCCGGGTACTACATCTCCTTCCACCTGGGGACGGCGTCCGGCGGCACTATCGTGCTGCTGGCAACCGCCCTCTTCGTGGTGGCATTCGTGGCCAGCCCGACGCACGGTCTGCTGGGCCATCGGCTTCGCCGTCATCCGCAGCACGCCGGCACCTCCCCCGCCGTCGATCCGCCACCGGGCCACCAGCACGGGTCTTGATCGGATCGTCGACAGGCCTATCATCTCGTTCCACGTTCCCCACAGGAGGAGTCCCATGGCCGACCACCCCAATGCAGCCCTGGTTCGCAGCATGATGGAGAGCTTTAACAGCGGTAGCATCGGAGAAATGGCCGCCATGCTCGCCGATGACGTCGAATGGCACGAGATCGGCCGCGCCGAGCCGATCATCGGCAAGGAGGCTCTCGCCGCGCGGTTCGGGATGGGTAGCGACACGCCTCCGCCGTACGAAATCACCGGAGACCTGCACGACGTGATCGCCAACGACGACCACACCGTCGTATTGGCCAGCGCACACGCCACGAAGGATGGGCAGACCTTCGACTACAAGGTCGCCGAGATCTATCACATGAAGGATGGAAAGATCACCAAGCGCTGGGCATTCTCCGACGACACCGCAGCGATCAACGACTTCTTCGGGGGCGAATGACGCTCACCCCGGCTCGCGGCCTGACCTGGGCGGCGCTGTCGTTCGTCTTCTTCCTGGCTGCGCTCCTCGCGGTCCTGCCATTCACTGCCGCGTTGAGACTGGTCTGGGATACGCCACATCTCGTGGAGATGGCCGCGTGGTCGCCGATCTGGGGCGTCCTGTCAGTGCTCGGCGTCCTGCTGGCCGCGCAGTTGGCCCTGGGCGCGTGGCTGCGGCCGCCACTCCTTGCCATCGGCGTCGCGGCGTTCGGCATCGGGCTATCGGCCGTCCTGAACATCGTTCTCCAGCAATGGGAGGTGGCGCGATTCGGGATCACCGAGCCGGAGCTGGTCGGCCCGACGGCCGGGCTTTTCGCCGTGCTGATCGGCCTCGCGGTTGCGGCCTTCGGCGCCCTGATCGCACCGAGGCGGCTGATCGGCTGGCCGCTGGCGGCGTTCGCGCTCGGATTCGTCGGGGTGGCGATCATCGTGCTCAGCAATATTCCCGGGCTGGAGGACGGAATCGGCGCTGACAGCTGGCCGCTGGCGGTGTGCGTCGGGCTGGCCGGGGTGTATGCCCTGGTCACCGGCGTCCTGGTCGTCCGACGTGCCTTCGACCGCTCCGCAGACACCC is a genomic window containing:
- a CDS encoding NAD(P)H-binding protein, which encodes MTSHAVTGAASFTGRFIAQRLVAAGDKVRNLTREVLADPDRLNAALSGSDTLYNTFWIRFERGPVTYAWAIERSRMLFEAARQAGVRRIVHISVVNASHDAPTAYFRAKAVVEDALRASGIGHAIVRPTVTFGPGDILVNNLAWTLRRLPAFGIPGDGRYPIQPVHVEDVAEVAVRAGGMAEDTTLDAGGPDIFAFNDFVGLVRRAVGSRALVVHTPVAFSLAAAGLIGLVVRDVVLTRHEVTELQQRLMFSEQPPAGTIHLADWLTTNAEGLGRRWASELDRHFRKPLEVDR
- a CDS encoding Fur family transcriptional regulator — encoded protein: MDRRTLAAGDRLAAAGERVTQQRLLVANALGAAGRQLTAEQLYRDLRRQEPSIGRATVFRTLETLVDAGVARRLEQDGHVYAYVACLPEHHHHLSCTRCGRVEEINEAYVQPIAERLTRDMGFEIDDARLDFYGRCATCRAEERVASG
- a CDS encoding metal ABC transporter permease, yielding MDWLTDPLGYDFVLRALSEVVVMGATCGAIGAYVVVRRLAFIGDAISHAVFPGIVLAYLAGLSIFGGALAAGLITALAIALVTRSGRVREDAAIGIFFAAAFALGIVLISTRHTFQGDLTGFLIGNLQGVSTADIAVSAAVGLAIIAVLAVLHKELVLVSFDRTLAAALGYPVFALDFLLLALLTVTIVVSIQAVGIILVLAMLVTPAATARLLVDRFVPMLALGSIIGAGVGVAGYYISFHLGTASGGTIVLLATALFVVAFVASPTHGLLGHRLRRHPQHAGTSPAVDPPPGHQHGS
- a CDS encoding metal ABC transporter ATP-binding protein, with the translated sequence MTEHRPGLVLDGVDAGYGDGPVLHDVSLAVPPGTLVGVIGPNGSGKSTLLKAILGLAPVVTGSVLLDGRPISEQRTRLAYVPQREAVDWSFPASAEQVVMMGRYPRIGWLRMPGSADRRAVRETLDRVALADLGRRQIGALSGGQQQRVFLARALVQEASVLLLDEPMTGVDQTTEQLIVGLLRELRDAGTTIVHATHDLESAAEISDQLCFVNRRLIAYGPPAETFTPPILHATFGGELLIVREADHTHVHLGGHHGPTDQPPAG
- a CDS encoding nuclear transport factor 2 family protein, with the translated sequence MADHPNAALVRSMMESFNSGSIGEMAAMLADDVEWHEIGRAEPIIGKEALAARFGMGSDTPPPYEITGDLHDVIANDDHTVVLASAHATKDGQTFDYKVAEIYHMKDGKITKRWAFSDDTAAINDFFGGE
- a CDS encoding metal ABC transporter substrate-binding protein, which encodes MRHHLIFVTLPGLLLAACATSTPSPNDALLRVVATTTQVGSAAREVGGDDIQLTVLLTPGAEAHDFEITPPAAAAIEDSDLILESGAGLETWLEDALNTIGGADRVRDMSTGIELRAPEDPTESEEFDPHYWLSAPNAIKLVEHVRDALTSARPDLADGFASRAATYIDRLEAADVEIRRRMAEIPEERRGIVTNHDALGYFIAEYGLHFVGSVFPSLDVTSEPDPAQLAALADTIRSEGVTAIFSESAVNPGLAQAIADETGARVVDAPLFTDSLGAPGSGGETLDGMLLHDAQVVHDALVGS